A stretch of Christensenellaceae bacterium DNA encodes these proteins:
- a CDS encoding UPF0371 protein, translating to MKIGFDNTLYIKKQTEKILERIEQFKGKLYLEFGGKLFDDYHASRVLPGFDVNGKAKLLQSLKDQAEIVFCINAGDIEKNKVRADLGITYDLDVLRLIDSLRGMGLYVGSVVITQYTEQYAADIFRQRLERRGIKTYIHRHTKGYPSEIELIVSDEGYGMNPYIETQRPLVVVTAPGPGSGKLATCLSQLYHEYCHGNMAGYAKFETFPIWNLPLKHPVNMAYEAATSDLNDVNMIDPFHLEAYGKTAVNYNRDIDAFPIVKAILAKITGSKECYQSPTDMGVNMAGYAIVDDEVCRQAACQEVIRRYYNAQCDYKKGSTTAETLQKNLMLMKQLELEPGDRKVVEPAILKEQKTGVPSAALELPDGTIITGKTTELMNNVSSMLLNAIKYLGNIADEIRLISPIALEPILKLKSSILKEIDPILNIEDVLAALSISAAMNPTAEVGMTKLKLLAGCEVHSTCMLTQADESVLKKLNINLTCEPVYPSKDLYYV from the coding sequence ATGAAGATCGGTTTTGACAATACGTTGTACATCAAAAAACAAACGGAGAAAATCCTCGAAAGAATCGAACAGTTTAAGGGGAAGCTTTATCTGGAATTTGGCGGCAAGCTGTTTGACGATTACCACGCGTCGCGTGTGCTGCCGGGCTTTGATGTCAACGGAAAGGCAAAACTGCTGCAAAGCTTAAAGGATCAGGCGGAAATCGTATTCTGCATTAACGCGGGCGATATTGAAAAAAATAAAGTGCGCGCCGACCTCGGCATTACCTATGATCTCGACGTGCTGCGCCTGATTGACAGCCTGCGCGGCATGGGACTGTATGTAGGAAGCGTCGTCATCACGCAATATACGGAGCAGTATGCGGCGGATATTTTCCGCCAGAGACTGGAACGCCGTGGGATCAAGACTTACATCCACCGGCATACGAAAGGCTATCCCTCGGAAATTGAGCTGATCGTGAGTGACGAAGGCTATGGCATGAATCCATATATCGAAACACAGCGGCCGCTTGTTGTCGTCACCGCGCCCGGCCCGGGCAGCGGCAAGCTGGCGACCTGTCTTTCGCAGCTTTATCATGAATATTGTCACGGGAATATGGCGGGCTACGCGAAATTTGAGACCTTTCCCATATGGAATCTGCCCTTAAAGCATCCGGTTAATATGGCTTACGAGGCGGCGACCTCAGACCTTAACGACGTTAACATGATAGATCCTTTCCATTTGGAGGCCTATGGCAAGACGGCGGTCAATTATAACCGCGACATCGACGCCTTTCCGATCGTGAAAGCGATTTTGGCCAAAATCACGGGAAGCAAGGAATGTTATCAGTCTCCGACCGATATGGGCGTCAACATGGCGGGTTACGCAATCGTTGACGATGAGGTGTGCCGGCAGGCGGCGTGCCAGGAAGTTATCCGCCGCTATTACAACGCCCAGTGCGATTATAAAAAGGGAAGCACAACGGCGGAGACCCTGCAGAAAAACCTGATGCTCATGAAGCAGCTTGAACTGGAACCGGGCGACCGCAAGGTCGTAGAACCGGCGATCCTAAAGGAGCAAAAGACGGGCGTACCTTCGGCGGCGCTCGAACTGCCGGACGGAACAATCATCACCGGCAAGACGACGGAACTCATGAACAACGTTTCGAGCATGCTTCTCAACGCAATCAAGTATCTGGGCAATATTGCAGATGAAATCAGGCTCATATCGCCGATTGCGCTGGAACCTATCTTGAAGCTCAAAAGCTCGATCCTCAAAGAAATAGATCCGATCCTCAATATAGAAGACGTCCTCGCGGCGCTCTCTATCAGCGCGGCCATGAATCCAACGGCGGAAGTGGGGATGACAAAGCTGAAGCTGCTTGCGGGATGCGAGGTACATTCGACGTGTATGCTGACGCAGGCGGACGAATCGGTCCTCAAAAAGCTGAATATCAACCTGACGTGCGAACCGGTGTATCCGTCGAAAGACTTATACTATGTATAA